In Gemmatimonadota bacterium, one genomic interval encodes:
- a CDS encoding DegT/DnrJ/EryC1/StrS family aminotransferase produces the protein MAQSLLAIEGGPKAVTAPVGDGWENIGPLEKSYVNEVLDDPKIARRHLELFESDFSKLVKTQHAICTCNGTAALHSAIFAAGAGVGKEVIVPSVTWHATISPILHCGATPVFCEVDPNTFCADPEDVKQRITDRTCAIVVTHVYGNPADMDGLLDLIAGTDIKLIEDASHAHGALWDGKPVGGIGHIGCFSLQGSKPVTGLEAGVVVTDDDDLYDQMMALGQYGRCGGSWKTDRFKRLHNMGLGVKYRANPFGIAMARGRLERLSELNKKRRKWFAQMDELLENVEGVETQKAYPKATRGGLLLYAGLVDPEAYGVPVSKVLEALVAEGVRTKPEITPYGYGVMHLESLFNDFSFEGLGGPWGYLPDNARKSYRPGSLPISERIHSTCFWLSTPVDPDPIWIEQTAEAFQKVYDNRSRLSELTDDTVCQKTLA, from the coding sequence ATGGCACAATCACTTCTGGCAATTGAAGGAGGCCCAAAGGCCGTTACGGCTCCAGTAGGAGATGGGTGGGAAAATATCGGCCCGCTTGAAAAGTCGTACGTGAACGAGGTACTGGACGATCCGAAGATAGCCCGGCGACATCTCGAGCTCTTCGAATCTGATTTCAGCAAACTGGTAAAGACCCAGCACGCGATCTGTACGTGCAATGGAACCGCAGCTTTGCACTCGGCCATTTTTGCTGCAGGTGCCGGTGTTGGCAAAGAAGTGATCGTGCCATCAGTCACCTGGCATGCCACGATTTCACCCATCCTCCACTGCGGCGCAACACCCGTATTCTGCGAGGTAGATCCGAACACCTTCTGTGCGGATCCGGAAGATGTAAAGCAACGAATCACAGACAGGACATGCGCGATTGTCGTCACACACGTCTATGGGAATCCGGCGGATATGGATGGACTGCTGGACCTGATCGCGGGAACCGATATCAAGCTGATTGAAGACGCCTCTCACGCACACGGCGCTCTGTGGGATGGCAAGCCAGTGGGCGGCATTGGCCACATTGGGTGCTTCAGTCTGCAGGGCAGCAAGCCAGTTACGGGATTGGAGGCAGGGGTGGTGGTGACAGATGACGATGATCTCTATGATCAGATGATGGCATTGGGACAGTACGGTCGTTGTGGGGGATCGTGGAAAACCGATCGGTTTAAGAGATTGCACAACATGGGCCTGGGCGTCAAATACAGGGCGAATCCTTTTGGTATCGCGATGGCTCGAGGGCGGCTCGAACGCCTTTCAGAGCTCAACAAAAAGCGCCGAAAGTGGTTTGCACAAATGGACGAGCTTCTCGAGAATGTAGAGGGGGTTGAGACTCAGAAGGCCTATCCAAAGGCTACCCGCGGCGGTCTCCTGTTGTATGCGGGTCTGGTCGATCCCGAAGCCTATGGAGTACCCGTGTCGAAAGTTCTGGAAGCGCTGGTAGCCGAAGGGGTGCGGACAAAACCGGAGATAACGCCTTACGGGTATGGTGTGATGCATCTGGAGTCACTGTTCAACGATTTCTCATTCGAGGGCCTTGGGGGTCCCTGGGGATATCTTCCAGATAACGCGAGAAAATCGTATCGACCGGGCAGCCTGCCGATCAGCGAAAGGATACATAGCACGTGCTTCTGGCTATCTACCCCTGTAGATCCCGATCCGATCTGGATCGAACAAACGGCAGAGGCATTTCAGAAGGTATATGACAACCGTTCGCGGCTTTCTGAATTAACGGATGATACCGTATGTCAAAAAACGCTCGCATAG
- a CDS encoding sulfatase-like hydrolase/transferase, which translates to MDQRQSDDWTRGKNIGETEGRPPNIILILPDQQRFDSLGCYGNRNAISPHIDRLASEGACFESAFVTQPLCSAARSSILTGLFPHKTEVWDNDVTLTDHTTSFPRLLHDMGYTTGYVGKWHLGPTPEPFDRPVSGRPIQPPPDYFDVWQGHDGSESQWVGEPMKKWTVPDNHESAIPDFGREEPGEYRVDFEFDRGIQFIREHHQNPFCLIVSFRPPHTPWTAPPENCERFQGKVQYPTYYAMVNRIDENVGRMVDVLNALGLEQNTLIVYTSDHGHDFVYRWNPQPKRNCYDTASRIPLIFYWIGKIKPGVRSELVSHADLVPTILDLCGLDIPDGLHGHSARELLLSGKGPWRDSVYIQNHPYRQDGLYCPPESDPTMFERCIVTNEWKLIVNSERPPELYHRPSDPDEINNRLREPGLEEVLRMLFGKLEDWAWQIGDGQALSKWLLYKWNRGLDG; encoded by the coding sequence ATGGACCAGCGGCAATCGGACGATTGGACCAGAGGTAAAAATATAGGTGAGACAGAAGGGAGACCTCCCAACATCATCCTGATCCTTCCTGATCAACAGAGGTTTGATTCATTGGGATGTTACGGCAATCGGAATGCGATTTCTCCTCATATCGACCGACTGGCAAGTGAAGGTGCCTGTTTTGAATCGGCTTTTGTGACCCAGCCTCTCTGTTCCGCGGCCCGATCTTCAATCCTGACGGGACTATTTCCCCACAAGACTGAGGTCTGGGACAACGATGTGACTTTGACCGACCACACAACATCTTTTCCGAGGCTCCTGCACGATATGGGTTACACCACCGGCTACGTCGGTAAATGGCATCTAGGTCCGACGCCTGAGCCTTTCGATCGACCTGTATCGGGAAGACCGATCCAGCCTCCTCCGGACTACTTTGATGTCTGGCAAGGTCATGACGGGAGTGAATCACAATGGGTTGGAGAGCCCATGAAGAAATGGACCGTGCCCGACAATCACGAGTCTGCAATTCCCGATTTTGGTCGTGAAGAACCAGGCGAGTACCGTGTTGACTTCGAGTTCGACCGCGGAATCCAGTTTATTCGCGAACACCACCAGAATCCATTCTGCTTGATCGTATCTTTCCGGCCTCCGCACACACCGTGGACCGCTCCCCCGGAAAACTGCGAGCGATTTCAGGGAAAGGTCCAGTACCCCACGTACTATGCAATGGTTAACAGAATTGATGAAAACGTTGGCCGGATGGTGGATGTCCTGAATGCTTTGGGCCTCGAGCAAAACACCTTGATTGTATATACATCGGATCACGGGCATGATTTTGTCTATCGATGGAATCCTCAGCCAAAACGGAATTGCTACGATACGGCGAGCAGAATTCCTCTGATCTTCTACTGGATCGGAAAGATCAAACCTGGAGTCCGAAGCGAACTCGTCAGTCACGCAGACCTGGTGCCCACCATCCTGGATCTCTGCGGGTTAGACATTCCCGATGGCCTGCACGGTCACAGCGCGAGAGAACTCCTGCTTTCTGGCAAAGGTCCATGGCGTGACTCTGTTTATATTCAGAACCATCCATATCGTCAGGATGGTCTCTACTGTCCTCCGGAAAGTGACCCTACGATGTTTGAAAGGTGTATTGTAACAAATGAATGGAAACTGATCGTCAACTCAGAGCGACCTCCGGAACTCTATCATCGTCCCTCTGATCCAGACGAAATAAACAACAGGCTCCGCGAACCCGGGCTGGAAGAAGTGCTGCGGATGCTGTTCGGGAAACTCGAAGATTGGGCGTGGCAAATTGGAGATGGGCAGGCGCTGAGCAAATGGCTTTTATACAAATGGAATAGAGGGCTGGACGGATAA